A DNA window from Malus domestica chromosome 12, GDT2T_hap1 contains the following coding sequences:
- the LOC103450058 gene encoding serine/threonine-protein kinase-like protein CCR1: protein MQTQQALSGLSRSVPPLLLLLLLCSTSTSGFGSMGPISASFGKDGFFCAIDASGKQGVVCWGFNSSPSTSSSASSSSSASFSNIPSMAALSGGENFLCGILANTSQAYCWISVSPGIDLVPLPFKSTGYSHIAAGKSHVCAIRGSYYSDHEYGTVDCWEIFETSNRSLSSKQSTLFSDQAIANLVFKGVVSGEGFSCGAVRDGGLICWGPNSSNLGVSGPVLQNFTALASGRASVCGISDFGELNCWGDADLLDGHPNGTQYASLAAGDHHYCGIRLDNHRVECWGMFNSSLIPKASGFMAIASSDYTTCGIREDDLVIDCWAANATSSPTDYDPPLQLCSPGLCTPGSCGQGEFAFNASALNEVDLTSLCVRKDLTICSSCGSNCSEGFFLSSSCTQHADRVCTACSLCQNSSCWDICGLQTPPEMRKKLWNHVRRLVIIFGSSALGFLLILICWCLLPRLTSRKKEGSKKQFKSCIGKAELEADNNEDPNPPPSVIPCPGIAQVFRLSELKDATNGFKEFNELGRGSFGFVYKAVLADGQQVAVKRANAATIIHTNSRDFEMELEVLSKIRHCNIVNLLGYCSEMGERLLVYEYMAHGTLYDHLHGGLSALNWSLRLKIAMQAAKGLEYLHKEFMPPIVHRNVKTSNILLDAEWSARIADFGLLTSNDRDLNGDLASDVYNFGVVLLEILSGRKAYDRDYTPPSVVEWALPLIKQNKAAAIIDRYIALPRNVEPLLKLADIAGLAIKENPTERPTMSDIASWLEHIVKDGLTL from the coding sequence ATGCAAACCCAGCAAGCCCTTTCTGGGTTATCTCGGTCCGTACCTCCTCTGCTTCTCCTCCTGCTCTTATGCTCCACCTCCACATCTGGGTTCGGATCAATGGGACCAATCTCGGCCTCTTTCGGCAAAGATGGCTTCTTTTGCGCCATAGACGCTAGCGGGAAGCAGGGCGTGGTTTGTTGGGGGTTCAACAGCTCTCCATCGACGTCGTCTTCGGCGTCATCCTCGTCCTCCGCCTCTTTCAGCAACATTCCGTCGATGGCTGCTCTCTCCGGTGGTGAAAATTTTCTTTGTGGTATTTTAGCGAACACCTCGCAGGCGTATTGTTGGATCTCCGTTTCCCCAGGTATAGATCTTGTTCCTCTACCATTCAAGTCCACCGGTTACTCTCATATTGCTGCTGGGAAGAGCCATGTGTGTGCTATTAGAGGGTCGTATTACTCTGACCATGAATATGGAACTGTAGATTGCTGGGAAATTTTTGAAACTTCGAATAGAAGTTTAAGTTCGAAACAGAGCACTCTGTTTTCTGACCAGGCAATTGCTAACCTTGTCTTCAAAGGGGTTGTTTCTGGTGAAGGGTTTAGCTGTGGAGCTGTTAGAGATGGAGGGCTGATTTGTTGGGGGCCAAATTCTTCGAATTTAGGTGTTTCGGGTCCGGTACTACAGAATTTCACAGCTTTAGCTTCAGGGAGGGCCTCAGTCTGTGGAATTTCAGATTTTGGTGAGTTGAATTGTTGGGGTGATGCTGATTTGTTGGATGGTCATCCAAATGGAACTCAGTATGCGTCTTTGGCTGCTGGTGATCATCATTATTGCGGGATTCGACTAGATAATCACAGAGTGGAGTGTTGGGGGATGTTTAACTCCTCTTTGATTCCAAAGGCTTCCGGATTTATGGCGATTGCCTCGTCGGATTATACCACTTGTGGGATCAGGGAAGATGATTTGGTGATTGATTGTTGGGCTGCCAATGCAACTTCCTCCCCAACCGATTATGATCCTCCATTGCAATTGTGCAGTCCAGGTCTTTGCACTCCTGGTTCTTGTGGGCAAGGTGAGTTTGCTTTCAATGCTAGCGCACTCAATGAGGTTGATTTGACAAGCTTGTGTGTTCGAAAAGATCTTACGATTTGTTCCTCGTGCGGGTCAAATTGCTCCGAAGGATTCTTCTTGTCTAGTTCATGTACTCAACATGCTGATAGAGTGTGCACAGCTTGCTCTCTTTGCCAGAACAGCTCTTGTTGGGATATTTGTGGGCTTCAAACACCTCCAGAAATGAGGAAAAAGCTCTGGAATCATGTGCGTAGGTTGGTGATCATATTCGGGTCTTCTGCTTTGGGTTTTTTGTTGATATTAATTTGTTGGTGCCTTCTTCCCCGTTTAACTTCTCGAAAAAAAGAAGGGAGCAAAAAGCAGTTTAAATCTTGCATTGGGAAAGCAGAGTTGGAAGCTGACAATAATGAGGATCCAAACCCTCCTCCATCCGTGATTCCCTGTCCTGGGATTGCTCAAGTGTTCCGTCTCTCAGAACTAAAAGACGCCACCAACGGATTCAAGGAGTTTAACGAGCTTGGCAGGGGAAGTTTTGGCTTTGTTTACAAAGCTGTGCTAGCAGATGGACAGCAAGTTGCAGTCAAGAGAGCAAATGCTGCCACTATAATTCACACAAACAGTCGAGACTTTGAAATGGAATTAGAGGTCCTTAGCAAAATCCGCCACTGTAACATTGTAAACTTATTGGGTTACTGCTCAGAGATGGGGGAAAGGCTGCTTGTATACGAGTATATGGCCCACGGGACGCTTTATGATCATCTCCATGGTGGGCTTTCAGCCCTGAATTGGAGCCTTCGGTTGAAAATTGCAATGCAGGCTGCTAAGGGGCTTGAGTACCTTCACAAGGAATTCATGCCTCCCATTGTTCATCGCAATGTCAAGACCTCGAACATTCTTTTAGACGCTGAATGGAGTGCGCGGATTGCAGATTTCGGACTCCTTACATCTAATGACAGGGATCTCAATGGAGATTTAGCAAGTGATGTTTACAACTTTGGAGTAGTACTGCTAGAGATTCTCAGTGGAAGGAAAGCTTATGACAGAGATTACACTCCGCCAAGTGTAGTCGAATGGGCACTGCCTTTAATCAAACAGAACAAGGCAGCTGCCATAATCGACCGTTATATAGCTCTCCCGAGAAATGTTGAGCCTTTGCTCAAGCTTGCTGATATAGCAGGACTGGCGATAAAGGAAAATCCAACCGAGCGTCCTACAATGTCGGATATTGCATCTTGGTTGGAGCACATTGTGAAAGATGGATTGACCTTGTAG